One window from the genome of Tolypothrix sp. NIES-4075 encodes:
- the rimI gene encoding ribosomal protein S18-alanine N-acetyltransferase, giving the protein MISLALEIQSLTANDLSAALELDQACFGGLWNLQAYQRELESPNTELVGLFSNFSSSRMLGMGCFWSIVDEAHITIVAVHPHYHRQGLGAALLYSLLVRAYDRGLERATLEVRVSNSAAISLYQKFGFKTAGRRRGYYRDNGEDALVLWTGEMQQPDFPKTLDTWYTIVCDRLSQSEWQLVWK; this is encoded by the coding sequence GTGATCTCATTAGCATTAGAAATTCAATCATTGACAGCAAACGATCTGAGTGCAGCCTTAGAACTAGATCAAGCCTGTTTTGGCGGTTTGTGGAATTTGCAGGCTTACCAACGAGAGTTGGAAAGTCCCAACACTGAATTAGTGGGATTATTTTCCAACTTCTCTAGCTCCAGAATGCTGGGAATGGGCTGCTTTTGGTCAATTGTAGATGAAGCACACATTACGATTGTGGCGGTTCATCCTCACTACCACCGTCAAGGTTTGGGCGCAGCTTTACTATATTCGCTTTTGGTTCGAGCTTACGATCGCGGTTTAGAGCGAGCCACTCTCGAAGTGCGTGTTTCCAACTCAGCGGCAATATCTTTATATCAAAAATTTGGTTTCAAAACAGCAGGGCGGCGACGCGGTTATTACCGAGATAACGGTGAAGATGCCTTAGTTTTGTGGACTGGAGAAATGCAACAGCCAGATTTTCCCAAAACTTTAGACACATGGTATACCATAGTTTGCGATCGCTTGAGTCAGTCTGAGTGGCAGTTAGTTTGGAAATAA